From the Helicobacter mustelae genome, the window TTGTATGCCTCTACCATCCCTGCGGCTCTAGCGGGATTTTTCTCTGCCTGCAGCCTTGTTTGTTTGAAATTTTAGGAATCTTTGATAGCAAAAGCACATTATTTTGCTAAGATTTCCCAAAACTTTGCTAAAAATCATAGGGAATTCCAAAGCCCCCATGTTTGCAAACAAGAACAAAATGCGCCAGAGAATGCGCCCTTAAGATTTTATTAAAAAGTAGAGGAAGCAATTGCGCTAGAAACTAAAGGAAAGTCAGGGAAAACTAGGAAGGCTAGACAAATACAAACATGGCAGAAAAAATAAAAATCGCAATCAATGGTTTTGGCAGATTGGGGAGAAGCATTGCGCGGGTGATTTGTTTGCAAAAAGACATGGAACTCATCGCCATCAATGATGTGGGCGAATGGGAAATCCTTTCTTATCTTTTGGCCCATGATAGCATTCATGGCCCCTTCCCAAAGAGCGTGAATTATGAACAAAATGCACTTTCCCTCGATGGCAAAAAAATCCGCATCACCAATCACCAAGATCCCAAACAAATAGAATTTGGCGATGCAGATATCATCATCGAGTCTTCTGGCAAATTTCTGCATACTAGGGATTTTGTCCATCATCTAGAAAAAGGCGCAAAAAAAGTCATCCTCTCCTCACCCAGCAATGATGATATGCCCACCTTTGTACTAGGGGCAAATCACCAGGAATACCAGGGGCAAAGCATCATCTCCAATGCCTCCTGCACCACCAACTGTCTCGCACCAATTTGTGATATTTTAGAGCGGCATTTTGGCATCATCTCTGCAAACATCCTCACCATCCACAGCTACACCAATGACCAAAATCTCCTCGATGGCGTACACAGAGACAAGCGTCGTTCACGCGCTGCTGCTAGCAACATCATCCCCACCTCTACAGGTGCTGCAAAAAATCTCTACAAAGTCCTCCCCAGCCTCAAGGGAAAACTCCATGGCCATAGCGTGCGCGTCCCAGTAAGCGATGTCTCTTTGCTAGATCTCAATCTCTGGCTCAAGCAAACACCAAGCATCCCTGAGCTGCATGCACTTTTTTTGGATTATGCCAAAAACAGCCTGCAAGGGATCTTACAACTGGATTTTGATTTTGGCGTGAGCAGTGATTTCTTGCACAACCCCCATAGCTGCATCATCGCCAATGATCTAAGCTTTGAGGTGGGAGGACTGCTCAAGATCATGGCATGGTATGATAATGAGTGGGGATATTCCAACCGCATCATTGAGCTAGCACGCTACATTCATCAAAGATAAGACCATGCAGATTCCCTTTCTTGATCTTACTTCTTTGAACAAGCCTTATTTCTCACCATTTCTCAGGCGCACAAAAGAGATTTTTGCTCAGAGTGATTTTATCAATGGAGCAGCATGCAAGCAGTTTGAGCAGGAATTTGCTCGCTACATTGGTGCGCGATACTGCCTGGGAGTGGGCAATGGCACAGATGCGCTAGAGATTGCCATCAAGGCCTTGAATCTACCAAAGGGCAGCCAAATCATCCTCCCAGCCAATACCTTCAAGGCATCTTGTGAGGCAATCTTAAACACGGGGCATAAGGCTGTGATTGTGGATTGCAACGAAGATTACACCATCAATATCCCCTCACTAAAAAGAGCCCTCACTCCAGGCAGCGCGGCAATCCTAGTGGTACATCTTTATGGCAGAATCTGTGAC encodes:
- the gap gene encoding type I glyceraldehyde-3-phosphate dehydrogenase, which gives rise to MAEKIKIAINGFGRLGRSIARVICLQKDMELIAINDVGEWEILSYLLAHDSIHGPFPKSVNYEQNALSLDGKKIRITNHQDPKQIEFGDADIIIESSGKFLHTRDFVHHLEKGAKKVILSSPSNDDMPTFVLGANHQEYQGQSIISNASCTTNCLAPICDILERHFGIISANILTIHSYTNDQNLLDGVHRDKRRSRAAASNIIPTSTGAAKNLYKVLPSLKGKLHGHSVRVPVSDVSLLDLNLWLKQTPSIPELHALFLDYAKNSLQGILQLDFDFGVSSDFLHNPHSCIIANDLSFEVGGLLKIMAWYDNEWGYSNRIIELARYIHQR